The Candidatus Zixiibacteriota bacterium genome contains the following window.
CATCGTTCCGTAAACCAGAATAACGAGAAATCCACCCAATCCCTGGTACAAATGTCCGGTCGCGAAGGCCATTGACGAAATCAAAACGGGAACCGTCCAGCCCCATCCGGTCAGGCCCTTGATACGGCTCATTACATATCCTCGAAATGAAACTTCCTCGCATATCGCGGCCGTGATCGACACTCCCAGCCACCACCAGATATACTCCTGCGCCTTTTTTAGAATTTCCTCAATGTTATTGCTGAATTCGATTCCAATCATCTCAAGGAATATCTGAACGACCGCCAGAATGATATTTGAAGCGATAATAAAAACTAAGGCATATCCCAGATATGATAATTTGAATCTGCCCAGACCAATTGAGGATAAAGGAGCTTTTTCGCGCCAAACGGCCAATAATACCGCCAAAGCAATCATCCATAACATTGCCATCGTCGGGACAAAGAAAAACCAGACCGGATCGAATAAATCGAGGTTCATTTCATTATCGAAAAGTAAGGCGATGAGAATATTAAGTCCCGGAAAAATTATTAAGAGAAATATCAGGACGATATAGGTTCCGATACTGGTTCGATAAGGAAAAGCCGATTCCTTCGAATTTCTTTCGGGGTCACTCTCAGGGTATTCAGGGATGTTTGGATTTATATCTTCCATTCAATTTTCTCAGCCAATATGTAATATCATCGTCATGTTGAGCGATAAAGTAATCAATTTTCCAGTCTTGTCAAATCAACTTGTCAGGAAAGTGACTCACAATGATATAAAAGTGTTTCAAGTTTTTGGGAGAGATTGTATGTGATGTGCTTGTAATAGACAGAATTCTGATATATCCGTATTTTCCTCGTGCACTTTGAAACGGGCAAGGAGGAATTATGAGAAAAGAACGGATAATTTATCAGGACTGGATTGTCACGCTGGGACGAGACCCGTCGATACCGTGCGATGGACGGGCCGAGAAAAACAGCGATCAATATAATTGTGATATTATCATGGCTGTCAATCGAGCGCTTGAGATTCTCAACAAAGATGAAGCGTCATTTATTCATGCGTTTTATATGGATGGGATGGGATATCGGCAAATTAGCGAGAAATCAGGGCGCGCAATTTATAAATTGGAAGCGTTGCATAATCGAGCCT
Protein-coding sequences here:
- a CDS encoding type II CAAX endopeptidase family protein — its product is MEDINPNIPEYPESDPERNSKESAFPYRTSIGTYIVLIFLLIIFPGLNILIALLFDNEMNLDLFDPVWFFFVPTMAMLWMIALAVLLAVWREKAPLSSIGLGRFKLSYLGYALVFIIASNIILAVVQIFLEMIGIEFSNNIEEILKKAQEYIWWWLGVSITAAICEEVSFRGYVMSRIKGLTGWGWTVPVLISSMAFATGHLYQGLGGFLVILVYGTMFAILYALTRSIWPGILAHFIQDFFAVFLFEHF